Proteins from a genomic interval of Lycium ferocissimum isolate CSIRO_LF1 chromosome 2, AGI_CSIRO_Lferr_CH_V1, whole genome shotgun sequence:
- the LOC132041889 gene encoding E3 ubiquitin-protein ligase DIS1-like, translating to MATGSPYFEDLRCQPEVINPPQIEDCTDIGEHMNELSQHTAKPNVTVSSSVRELLECPVCLNAMYPPIHQCSNGHTLCSGCKPRVHNRCPTCRHELGNIRCLALEKVAASLELPCKYQSFGCIGIIPYYSKLKHESQCSFRPYNCPYAGSECTVIGDIPYLVAHLKDDHKVDMHVGSTFNHRYVKSNPHEVENATWMLTVFSCFGQYFCLHFEAFQLGVAPVYVAFLRFMGDDESAKNFSYSLEVGGNGRKMIWQGVPRSIRDSHRKVRDSFDGLIIQRNMALFFSGGDRKELKLRVTGRIWKEQ from the exons ATGGCAACTGGAAGTCCTTATTTTGAGGACTTGCGATGTCAACCTGAGGTCATTAATCCTCCTCAGATTGAAGACTGCACGGACATTGGTGAACATATGAACGAGCTTTCTCAGCATACAGCAAAACCTAATGTGACAGTTTCCAGTAGTGTCCGTGAGTTATTGGAATGCCCAGTATGCTTAAATGCTATGTATCCGCCCATTCATCAG TGTTCCAATGGTCACACACTGTGTTCTGGTTGCAAACCTAGGGTACATAATCGCTGTCCAACATGTCGGCATGAGCTCGGTAATATTCGCTGCCTTGCATTGGAGAAGGTTGCTGCATCTCTTGAGCTCCCATGTAAATATCAGAGCTTTGGATGCATAGGCATTATTCCTTATTACAGCAAGCTAAAGCACGAGTCCCAATGCTCTTTCAGACCCTATAATTGCCCCTATGCGGGGTCAGAGTGCACTGTCATTGGCGACATCCCATATTTAGTTGCCCATTTAAAAGATGATCACAAAGTTGATATGCATGTGGGCAGTACCTTCAACCATCGTTATGTAAAATCAAATCCCCATGAAGTGGAGAATGCTACATGGATGCTCACA GTCTTCAGTTGCTTTGGTCAGTACTTCTGTTTACACTTTGAAGCATTTCAACTTGGAGTGGCACCAGTTTATGTTGCATTTTTACGGTTCATGGGTGATGATGAATCGGCAAAGAACTTTAGCTACAGTCTTGAAGTTGGAGGCAATGGAAGGAAGATGATTTGGCAAGGGGTACCAAGAAGCATTAGGGACAGTCACCGTAAGGTTCGAGACAGTTTTGATGGCCTCATCATTCAACGTAATATGGCACTCTTCTTTTCTGGTGGAGACCGGAAAGAGTTGAAGCTTAGAGTTACTGGTAGGATATggaaagaacaatga